The Vitis riparia cultivar Riparia Gloire de Montpellier isolate 1030 unplaced genomic scaffold, EGFV_Vit.rip_1.0 scaffold849_pilon_pilon, whole genome shotgun sequence genome has a window encoding:
- the LOC117910777 gene encoding inositol oxygenase 1-like, with translation MTILIDQPDFVEVVEEKVDFEQENELVLDGGFVVPESNAFGHTFRDYDAESDRKDGVENFYRINHINQTYDFVKKMREEYSRLNRVQMSIWECCELLNDVVDESDPDLDEPQIEHLLQTAEAIRKDYPNEDWMHLTALIHDLGKVLLLPSFGELPQWAVVGDTFPVGCAFDESIVHHKHFKESPDYYNPAYNTKYGVYSEGCGLENVMMSWGHDDYMYLVAKENKTTLPSAGLFVIRYHSFYALHRSDAYKYLMNEEDIENLKWLKIFNKYDLYSKSKVRIDVEKVKPYYLSLIEKYFPAKLNW, from the exons ATGACCATCCTCATTGATCAGcctgattttg TCGAGGTGGTGGAGGAGAAGGTGGATTTTGAACAGGAGAATGAACTGGTGTTGGACGGTGGGTTTGTGGTGCCGGAGAGCAACGCTTTTGGGCATACCTTTAG GGATTATGATGCTGAAAGCGATAGAAAAGATGGGGTAGAAAATTTCTACAGAATCAATCACATCAACCAGACATATGACTTT gtgaagaaaatgagagaagagtACAGCAGGCTGAACAGGGTGCAAATGAGCATATGGGAATGCTGTGAACTTCTCAATGATGTTGTTGATGAAAGTGATCCTGACTTGGATGAGCCTCAGATCGAGCACTTGCTGCAGACAGCTGAGGCCATCCGAAAAGACTATCCTAACGAGGATTGGATGCACCTCACTGCCCTTATCCATG ATCTGGGAAAGGTCCTCCTCCTTCCTTCCTTTGGAGAACTGCCTCAGTGGGCTGTTGTTG GGGACACATTCCCTGTTGGGTGTGCTTTTGATGAGTCTATTGTTCATCACAAG CATTTCAAGGAGAGCCCTGACTACTATAATCCTGCTTACAACACTAAGTATGGGGTTTACTCAGAGGGCTGTGGGCTTGAGAATGTGATGATGTCGTGGGGGCATGATGACTACATGTACCTG GTGGCCAAGGAGAACAAGACAACTTTACCTTCAGCAGGGCTTTTTGTTATCAGATACCATTCCTTTTATG CTTTGCACAGGTCTGATGCATATAAATATCTGATGAATGAGGAAGACATTGAGAATCTGAAGTGGCTCAAGATATTCAA CAAATATGACCTTTACAGCAAGAGCAAAGTCC